In Mycobacterium sp. Aquia_213, the sequence CGGATCTTGGAGCGAGTTGAACGTCTACATACCCATCCTGGTGCTCGGCGCAATCGCCGCCGCCTTTGCTGTGGGCTCGGTGGTGATCGCGAGCCTGGCCGGCCCGTCGCGCTACAACAAGTCGAAGATGGCGGCCTACGAATGCGGAATCGAGCCGACCGAGACGTCGGTGAGTGGCCCGCATGCGACGCCCGGGCAGCGGTTTCCGGTGAAGTATTACCTGACCGCAATGCTTTTTATCGTGTTCGACATCGAAATCGTGTTCTTGTATCCGTGGGCCGTCAGTTACGACGCACTGGGAATGTTTGCTCTGGTCGAGATGGTGGTGTTCATGCTCACGGTCTTCGTGGCCTACGCCTACGTGTGGCGCCGCGGCGGCCTGACATGGGATTGAGGTAAAACCGTGGGCCTGGAAGAACAGCTACCCGCCGGCATCCTGCTCGGGACTGTCGAGAAGATCGCCGGCTACGTCCGCAAGAACTCGCTGTGGCCGGCAACGTTCGGTTTGGCCTGTTGCGCGATCGAGATGATGGCAACGGCCGGACCACGGTTCGACATCGCACGGTTTGGGATGGAGCGGTTTTCGGCAACACCGCGCCAGGCCGACCTGATGATCGTGGCCGGGCGGGTGAGCCAGAAGATGGCCCCGGTGCTGCGCCAGATCTACGACCAGATGGCAGAACCGAAATGGGTGCTGGCCATGGGCGTCTGCGCGTCGTCCGGCGGGATGTTCAACAACTATGCGATCGTTCAGGGCGTGGACCACGTGGTTCCGGTGGACATCTACCTCCCCGGCTGCCCGCCTCGTCCGGAGATGCTCTTGTACGCAATTCTCAAGCTGCACGAGAAGATTCAGGAAATGCCGCTCGGCGTGAACCGCGAGCAGGCCATCGCGGAAGCCGAGCAGGCGGCACTGGGCGCCCGGCCCACCATCGAGATGCGTGGACTGCTGCGATGAGCTCACCGGAGCAGGACCCGAAGGTAGCCGCCAGCGAAGTGGGCGGCGCGCTGCCCTCGCCCGACGAAGAAGTGATCAACGTACGCCGTGGCATGTTCGGCATTTCGGGTTCGGGTGACACGTCCGGATACGGACGCCTGGTTCGGGAGGTCACGCTCCCGGGCAGCAGCTCCCGCCCGTACGGCGGTTACTTCGACGACGTGGTGGACCGGCTCGCGGACGCCCTCAAGGCCGGCGACATCGAATTCGAAAACGCCATAGAGAAAGTCGTCGTCGACCGCGACGAACTGACGTTGCACGTGCGCCGCGAGGCACTGCCCCAGGTGGCCCAGCGTCTGCGTGACGAACCCGAACTGCGCTTCGAGATGTGCCTGGGTGTCAACGGCGTGCATTACCCGCACGAGACCGGCCGCGAATTGCACGCGGTCTACCCGCTGCAGTCGATCACGCACAATCGCCGCGTCCGGCTGGAAGTGTCTGCGCCCGATGGTGATCCGCACATCCCATCGCTGTATGGGATCTACCCGACCAACGACTGGCACGAGCGCGAGACGTATGACTTCTTCGGCATCATCTTCGACGGACATCCGTCGCTGACCCGCATCGAGATGCCGGACGACTGGCAGGGCCATCCGCAACGCAAGGACTACCCGCTCGGCGGAATTCCCGTCGAGTACAAGGGAGCACAGATACCCCCGCCCGACGAGCGGAGAGCGTACAACTAATGAGCACAATCACTGACTCGACGCCCGATGGCGGCGCCGAAACTGTCGTGGTCGCCGGCGGCCAGGACTGGGGGCAGGTCGTCGAGGCCGCCCGCGCCGCGGATCCCGGTGAACGCATCGTCGTCAACATGGGGCCACAGCACCCGTCCACCCACGGGGTGTTGCGGCTGATCCTCGAGATCGAAGGCGAGACCGTCACCGAGGTCCGCTGCGGAATCGGCTACCTGCACACCGGAATCGAGAAGAACCTCGAATACCGGTACTGGACGCAGGGTGTCACCTTCGTAACCCGGATGGATTACCTGTCACCGTTTTTCAACGAGACCGCCTACTGCCTCGGCGTCGAGAAGCTGCTCGGCATCACCGATGAGATCCCGGAGCGGGTCAACGTCATCCGCGTCATGATGATGGAGCTCAACCGGATCTCCTCGCATCTGGTCGCGCTGGCCACCGGCGGTATGGAACTGGGCGCCATGACACCGATGTTCGTTGGCTTCCGGGGACGCGAGATCGTCCTGACCCTGTTCGAAAAGATCAGCGGTCTGCGGATGAACAGTGCCTACATTCGCCCGGGCGGGGTGGCGCAGGACTTACCGCCCAACGCCGAAGCCGACATCGTCGAGGGCCTCAAGGGGCTCCGGCAGGTGCTGCGCGAAATGGGCGATCTGCTCAACGAAAACGCCATCTGGAAAGCGCGGACCCAGGACGTCGGCTACCTCGACCTGGCCGGCTGCATGGCGCTGGGCATCACCGGCCCGATCCTGCGTGCCACCGGATTGCCGCACGACCTGCGCAAGAGCGAACCCTACTGCGGGTACGAGAACTACGAGTTCGACGTGATCACCGCCGACACGTGTGATGCCTACGGGCGCTACATCATTCGCGTCAAGGAGATGTCGGAGTCGATCAAGATTGTCGAGCAGTGCCTGGACAAGCTGAAGCCGGGGCCACACATGGTCGAGGACCGCAAGATCGCCTGGCCCGCCGACCTGAAGGTAGGCCCCGACGGCATGGGTAACTCGCCCGAACACATCGCCAAGATCATGGGCGGCTCGATGGAAGCATTGATCCACCACTTCAAGTTGGTCACCGAGGGCATCCGGGTGCCGGCCGGCCAGGTCTACAGCGCGGTGGAATCACCCCGCGGCGAACTCGGCGTGCACATGGTCAGTGACGGCGGAACCCGGCCTTACCGAGTGCATTACCGGGATCCCTCCTTCACCAATCTGCAGTCGGTCGCCGCGATGTGCGAGGGCGGCATGGTCGCCGACTTGATCACCGCGGTCGCCAGCATCGACCCGGTCATGGGCGGAGTCGACCGATGACGGCGCCGGTGGGTGGAAACGGCTCTGGCGAGCGGGTATTCATCCGGCTGGGGCCGCCGCCGGAGGAACCCAACCAGTTCGTCGTCGAGGGTGCGCCACAGTCGTATCCGCCCGAGGTCCGGGCGCGGCTGGAGGTCGACGCCAAGGAGATCATCGGCCGCTACCCCAACAAGCGTTCGGCGTTGTTGCCGTTGCTGCACTTGGTCCAATCGGAGGATTCCTACCTGACACCCGCTGGCCTGGAATTCTGCGGCGAGCAGCTCGGACTGACCGGCGCCGAGGTATCGGCGGTGGGCAGTTTCTACACGATGTACCGACGCGGCCCCACCGGCGATTACCTGGTCGGCGTCTGCACCAACACGCTGTGCGCGGTCATGGGCGGCGACGCGATATTCGATTCGCTCAAAGAGCATCTCGGCATCGGCAACGACCAAACCACCTCCGACGGGTCGGTCACCCTGCAGCACATCGAATGCAACGCCGCGTGCGACTTCGCGCCCGTGGTGATGGTCAACTGGGAGTTCTACGACAACCAGACCGTCGAATCCGCGCGCGGACTCGTCGACTCGTTGCGCTCCGGCGAACCCAAAGCGCCCACCCGCGGTGCGCCGCTGTGCAAGTTCCGCGAAACGTCGCGCATCCTGGCCGGTCTCGCCGACGAGCGGCCCGACGAAGGCCAGGGCGGCGTCGGCCCGGCCACGCTGGCCGGGCTGCGGGTGGCGAAGGAGAAGGGCATGGAACCCCCGCCGGCTCCCGGAGGCAAGTCATGACCACCCCGCTGACCCCGGTCATCAGCCGCTACTGGGATGACCCGAAGTCGTTCACGCTGGAGACCTACCAACGTCACGACGGCTACAAGGCGTTGCAGAAGGCGCTGGCAATGGAGCCCGACGCGGTGATTGGGGCCGTGAAGGACTCGGGCCTGCGCGGTCGCGGCGGCGCAGGCTTCTCGACCGGAACGAAGTGGTCGTTCATCCCGCAGGGCGACTCCGGCCCGGCCGCCAAGCCGCACTACCTGGTCGTCAACGCCGACGAATCAGAACCCGGTACGTGCAAAGACATTCCGCTGATGCTGGCGACGCCCCACCTGCTGGTGGAGGGCGCCATCATCGCCTCCTACGCCATCCGGGCCAGCCACGCCTTCATCTACGTGCGCGGCGAAGTGGTGCCGGTGCTGCGCCGGCTGCAGAACGCGGTCGCCGAGGCTTACGCCGCAGGCTTTTTGGGCCGCGACATCAACGGATCCGGCTACGACCTGGAGCTGGTGGTACACGCCGGTGCTGGCGCCTACATTTGCGGTGAGGAAACCGCGCTGCTGGAGGGTCTGGAGGGTCGACGCGGCCAGCCCCGGCTGCGCCCGCCGTTCCCCGCCGTGGCAGGGCTTTACGGCTGCCCCACGGTGATCAACAACGTCGAGACCATCGCCAGCGTGCCGTCGATCATTCTCAACGGCGTCGAATGGTTCCGGTCGATGGGCAGCGAGAAATCGCCTGGCTTCACGCTGTATTCGCTGTCCGGGCACGTCACCCGCCCCGGCCAGTACGAAGCCCCGCTGGGCATCACGCTGCGCGAGTTGCTCGACTACGCCGGTGGCGTCCGCGCCGGACACCGGCTGAAGTTCTGGACACCGGGCGGATCGTCGACACCGCTGCTGACCGACGAACACCTCGACGTGCCACTGGATTACGAGGGTGTGGGCGCGGCCGGCTCGATGCTGGGCACCAAGGCGCTGGAGATCTTCGACGAGACCACCTGCGTGGTCCGCGCGGTCCAGCGTTGGACCGACTTCTACCAGCACGAATCGTGCGGCAAGTGCACGCCCTGCCGGGAAGGCACCTTCTGGCTCAGCCAGATCTACGCGCGCCTGGAATCCGGCAAGGGCACCAACGAAGATCTCGACAAGCTGCTGGACATTTCCGACGCGATACTCGGAAAGTCGTTCTGCGCGTTGGGAGATGGCGCGGCCAGCCCGGTGATGTCGTCGATCAAGCACTTCCGCGACGAGTACATCGCCCACGTCGAAGGGGGCGGCTGCCCGTTCGACCCACGAGACTCCATGCTGACGGCGAACGGAAAGGCGTGACGCCCCGATGACACCCGCCGGTGACGATGCAGTGGGGGCACGCCCCCTCGCCGCCGTACGGCTGGGGGTACCCCCACCCGCTTGCGGGGGACGAAGCGATGAGGAGGAGCGGCGCTCATGACAAGTGCGGCCAAGACCCAGACCGGTGACGAGACGACTCCGCCCGACATGGTCACGCTGACCATCGATGGCACTGAAATCAGTGTTCCCAAGGGAACGCTGGTGATTCGCGCGGCGGAGTTGATGGGCATTCAAATCCCGCGGTTCTGTGATCACCCGCTGCTCGACCCGGTCGGCGCCTGCCGGCAGTGCATGGTCGAGGTCGAGGGCCAGCGCAAGCCGATGGCGTCGTGCACCATCGTGTGCACCGACGACATGGTGGTGCGCACCCAGCTCACCTCCGAGGCCGCGGACAAGGCTCAGCACGGCGTGATGGAGTTGCTGCTGATCAACCATCCGCTGGACTGCCCGATGTGCGACAAGGGCGGCGAATGCCCGCTGCAGAACCAGGCAATGTCCAACGGCCGCACCGATTCTCGCTTCGAAGATGTCAAGCGTACCTTCGCCAAGCCGATCAACATCTCCTCGCAGGTGCTGCTGGACCGCGAACGGTGCATCCTGTGCGCGCGCTGCACGCGGTTCTCCGAGCAGATCGCCGGCGATCCATTCATCGACATGCAGGAGCGCGGCGCACTGCAGCAGGTCGGCATCTACGCCAACGAGCCGTTCGACTCCTACTTCTCGGGTAACACCGTGCAGATCTGCCCGGTCGGCGCCCTGACCGGCACCGCGTACCGATTCCGGGCCCGGCCTTTCGATCTGGTCTCCAGCCCCAGCGTGTGCGAGCACTGCGCCGGCGGCTGCGCCGAGCGCACCGACCATCGGCGCGGCAAGGTGCTGCGCCGGCTTGCCGGTGACGACCCCGAGGTCAACGAGGAGTGGAACTGCGACAAGGGCCGGTGGGCATTCCGGTACGACACCCAGCCCGACGTGCTCACCACTCCCCTGGTCCGGGACGACGACGGCACGCTGCAGCCGGCGTCGTGGGCGCACGCGATCGTGGCGGCCACCCGGGGATTCGAAGCCGCTCGCGGAAGCACCGGTGTGCTCGTCGGTGGCCGAGGCACCTGGGAAGACGCCTACGCCTACTCCAAGTTTGCGCGAATCACGTTGGACACCAACGACATCGACTTCCGGGCCCGCCCGTACTCGGCCGAAGAGGCGGAGTTTCTGGCGGCGCGCGTCGCGGGCCGCCAGCTCACGGTCAGCTTCTCCGATCTGGAATCGGCGCCGGTGGTCGTGCTGGTCGGGTTCGAGCCCGAGGACGAGGCACCGATCGTCTTCCTGCGGCTGCGCAAGGCCGCCCGCAAGCACGGCGTGCCGATCTACGCGGTCGCCCCGTTCGCCACTCGCGCGCTGACGAAGATGTCGGGCCGGCTGCTCCAAACCGTGCCCGGCGCGGAACCATCCACGCTGGACGGCCTGGCCACCGGCGAGGTGGGTGAGCTGTTGGCAAAGGCCGGCGCGGTCATCATGGTCGGTGAACGCCTGGCCACGGTTCCGGGCGGCTTGTCCGCGGCGGCCCGGCTCGCCGATGCTACCGGGGCCCGGCTGGCCTGGGTGCCACGGCGCGCCGGGGAGCGGGGCGCGCTGGAAGCCGGCGCACTGCCCGGGCTGTTGCCCGGCGGTCGTCTGGTCGCCGACGACACCGCTCGCGCAGAGGTGGCCGCGGCGTGGAATGTCGACGAATTGCCGTCCGCCCCTGGGCGTGACGTCGACGGCATTCTGGCCGCCGCGACGGACGGCAGCCTGGGCGCGCTGCTGGTCGGCGGTATCGAGCCCGGCGACTTCGCCGATCCGGATGCGGTACTCGCCGCGCTGGACGCGGCCCGCTTCGTCGTCAGCCTGGAACTGCGGCACAGCGAGGTCACCGAACGCGCCGACGTGGTGTTCCCCGTCGCCCCGACGACCCAGAAGGCGGGCGCATTCGTCAACTGGGAAGGCCGATTCCGGCCCTTCGAGCCCGCACTGCACGGCAGCACCCAGCAGGCCGCCCAGTCCGACCATCGAGTCCTCGACACGCTGGCCGACGAAATGGGCGTGTACCTCGGCATGACCAACGTCGCGACGGCCCGCGAGGAAATGGCAGCGTTGGGCAACTGGGAGGGTGAGCGTGCAAGCGGCGCAACGGTTCAAGCACCGGCGCCGCCACAGCCCGGCCAAGGCGAAGCCGTGCTCACCGGCTGGCGGATGATGCTCGACAAAGGCCGTGCACAAGACGGCGAACCGCATCTGGCGGGGACGGCACGCAAGCCCGTCGCGCGCCTGTCCGCCGGCACCGCGACGGAGATCGGCGCGGCGGAGGGCGACACGGTCACGGTCAGCACGTCGCGCGGCTCAATCAGCCTGCCGCTGAGCATCACTGACATGCCCGACCGGGTGGTGTGGCTGCCGCTGAACTCGCCGGGCTCGGCGGTGCAGCGGGACTTGGGCGTCACTGCCGGCAGCGTCGTGAAGATCGGAGTGGGCAAATGACCGGCTTCGGACACGACCCCTGGTGGCTGGTGCTCGGCAAGGCGCTGGCCATCTTTGTGTTCCTGATGCTGAACGTGTTGGTCGCAATCCTGCTCGAGCGCAAGATCCTCGGCTGGATGCAGCTGCGGCCCGGCCCCAACCGGGCGGGCCCGTGGGGTGCCCTGCAGAGCCTGGCCGACGGAATCAAGCTGGCGCTCAAGGAGAGCATCACTCCCCGCGGTGTCGACTGGTTCGTCTACATGGCGGCGCCGGTCATCTCGACGATCCCCGCATTCACCGCGTTCGCGTTCATCCCGTTCGGTCCCGAAGTGTCGGTGTTCGGTCACCGCACCCCATTGCAGCTGACCGACATGCCGGTCGCGGTGCTGTTCATCCTGGGGCTGTCGGCGATCGGCGTCTACGGCATCGTGTTGGGCGGCTGGGCATCCGGCTCGACCTACCCGCTACTGGGCGGGGTCCGCTCGACCGCGCAGGTCATCTCCTACGAGGTATCGATGGGGCTGTCGTTCGCGGCGGTCTTCCTGTTCGCCGGCACCATGTCGACGTCCGGGATCGTCGATGCACAGAACGGCGTCTGGTACGTATTCCTGTTACTGCCATCGTTCATCATCTATCTGATCTCGATGGTCGGCGAAACCAACCGCGCCCCCTTCGACCTGCCGGAGGCCGAGGGTGAACTCGTCGCCGGATTCCACACCGAGTACTCGTCGCTGAAGTTCGCGATGTTCATGCTGGCCGAATACGTGAACATGATGACGGTTTCGTCGCTCGCCACGCTCATGTTCTTCGGCGGCTGGCATGCCCCGTGGCCACTGAACATGTGGGATGGCGCCAATACCGGCTGGTGGCCGGTGCTCTGGTTCACCGCCAAGATGTGGGTCTTCCTGTTCATCTACATGTGGCTGCGCGCCAGCCTGCCCCGGCTGCGCTACGACCAGTTCATGGCCTTGGGCTGGAAACTACTCATCCCTGCGTCGCTCGTCTGGGTGCTGATCGCGGCGGTCATCCGCACGCTGCGCAACGAGGGCTACGCGCATTGGACTCCCCTACTGGTGGTGTGCAGCATCGTCTTCGCCGTGGCGCTGGTGTTGTTGCTGCGCAAGCCATTCAGCACCCCGGGCAATCGCGCATTGGCACGAGAGCTGCGCAAGCGTGGCGACGCCCTACCGCTCCCACCGGCATTCCCGACACCACCGCTGCCGGCCAAAGTTCTGACGTCGTCAGTCAGTGCGAGCAAGGAGAAAGCACATGGCTAAATTCCTCGACGCCGTCGCCGGCTTCGGCGTGACATTCGCCGCGATGTTCAAAAAGACTGTCACCGAACAGTATCCGGAGAAACCCGGCCCGGTCGCCCCGCGCTATCACGGCCGTCACCAACTCAACCGGTATCCCGACGGCCTGGAGAAGTGCATCGGCTGCGAGCTGTGCGCCTGGGCCTGCCCGGCCGACGCGATCTACGTCGAGGGCGCCGACAACACCGACGAGGCAAGGTTTTCGCCGGGAGAACGGTATGGCCGGGTGTACCAGATCAACTATCTGCGGTGCATCGGCTGCGGTCTGTGCATCGAGGCCTGCCCGACCCGCGCGCTGACGATGACCAACAACTACGAGATGGCCGACGACAACCGCGCCGACCTGATCTACGAAAAGGACCGACTGTTGGCGCCGCTGCTGCAAAACATGCTCGCGCCGCCGCACCCCAGGGCCGAGGGTGCCACCGACAAGGACTACTACCAGGGCAACGTCACCCCGGATGGCTTGCGCAACAACGCCGGAGACGCAAGGTGAGCACCGTACTTGCCACCAACCTGGCGACCGACCTCATCGTTCGCACCTCCACCGGCGAGGCGGTGGCGTTCTGGGTGCTGGGCGCTCTCGCCGTGATCGGCGCGATCGGAGTGGTCACGGCCGTCAATGCCGTGTACTCGGCGATGTTCCTGGCGATGACGATGATCATCCTGGCGATCTTCTACATGATCCAGGACGCACTGTTCCTGGGTGTGGTTCAAGTGGTGGTCTACACCGGCGCCGTGATGATGCTGTTCTTGTTCGTGCTGATGCTGATCGGCGTGGACTCCGCGGAATCGCTGAAGGAAACGCTGCGCGGACAGCGCGTCGCCGCGGTGATCACCGGGGTCGGGTTCGGCATTCTGCTGGTCGCCGCGATCGGCAAGGTGACGACCGGGGGCTTCGTCGGACTGACCACCGCGAACGCCAACGGCAACGTCGAAGGCCTGGCGGCACTGATCTTTTCGCGTTACCTGTGGGCGTTCGAGCTGACCAGCGCGCTGCTGATCACCGCCGCGGTCGGGGCGATGGTGCTGGCGCACCGCGAGCGTTTCGAACGTCGCAAGACGCAGCGCGAACTTTCGGAGGAGCGGTTCCGGGCTGGCGGCCGCCCCACCCCGATGCCCAACCCCGGCGTCTACGCACGCCACAACGCGGTCGACGTGGCCGCGCTGTTGCCCGACGGCTCGTACTCGGACGACTCGGTGTCGACCATGCTGCGAACCCGGGGCGCGGACGGCAAAGAAACCCCCCGCCGACAAGCCATCAAAGGTGGTGCATCGTGAATCCGGCTAACTACCTTTACCTTTCGGCGCTGCTGTTCACCATCGGGGCCTCCGGTGTGCTGCTGCGCCGCAACGCCATCGTGATGTTCATGTGCGTGGAGTTGATGCTCAACGCCGTCAACCTGGCGTTCGTCACCTTCGCGCGCATGCACGGCCACCTGGACGGGCAGATGATCGCGTTCTTCACGATGGTGGTGGCCGCGTGCGAGGTCGTCATCGGCCTGGCCATCATCATGACGATTTTCCGTGCCCGCAAATCGGCGTCCGTCGACGACGCGAACCTACTCAAAGGCTAAGAACGCCAAAATGACACACATGACGTGGCTGTTGGTGGCACTGCCGCTGGCGGGCGCCGTGATCCTGCTGTTCGGCGGCCGACGCACCGATGCGTGGGGCCACTGGCTGGGTGTGCTCGCCGCACTGGGGGCGTTCGGCGTCGGCGCCAGTCTGCTGTCGGACTTGCTGAGCCGAGACGGCGAGCACCGCGTCATCCACCAAACGGTGTTCACCTGGATCCCGGTCGATCAATTCCAAGTCGACTTCGGGCTGCAGATCGATCAGTTGTCAATCTGTTTCGTGCTGCTGATCTCCGGCGTGGGATCGCTGATCCACATCTACTCGGTCGCCTACATGGCCGAAGACCCGGACCGCCGAAGGTTTTTCGGATACCTCAACCTGTTCCTGGCCTCGATGCTGCTGCTGGTCGTCGCCGACAACTACCTGGTGCTCTACGTCGGCTGGGAAGGCGTCGGCCTGGCGTCCTACCTGCTGATCGGTTTCTGGTACCACAAGCCGTCGGCTGCCACGGCGGCGAAGAAGGCGTTCGTGATGAACCGGGTCGGCGACGCCGGCCTGGCCCTGGGCATGTTCTTGATGTTCAGCACGTTCGGAACGCTTTCGTATGCCGGGGTTTTCGCCGGCGCCCCGGCCGCGAGCAGCGGCGTGCTGACCGCGATGGGGTTGCTGTTGCTGCTGGGCGCCTGCGCCAAGTCCGCACAGGTCCCGCTGCAGGCCTGGTTGGGTGACGCGATGGAGGGCCCGACTCCGGTGTCCGCGCTGATCCACGCCGCCACCATGGTGACCGCCGGTGTGTACCTGATCGTGCGGTCCAACCCGCTCTACAACCTCGCTCCCGGAGCGCAACTCGGCGTCGTCCTCGTCGGCGCCGTCACCCTGCTGTTCGGGGCGTTCATCGGCTGCGCGAAGGACGACATCAAGCGCGCGCTCGCGGCGTCGACGATGAGCCAGATCGGCTACATGGTGCTGGCCGCGGGACTCGGCCCCGCCGGTTACGCATTCGCGATCATGCACCTGCTCACCCACGGCTTCTTCAAGGCCGGTTTGTTCCTCGGGTCGGGCTCGATCATTCACGCGATGCACGAAGAACAGGACATGCGCCGTTACGGTGGGCTGCGCGCCGCCCTGCCCGTC encodes:
- the nuoL gene encoding NADH-quinone oxidoreductase subunit L; this translates as MTHMTWLLVALPLAGAVILLFGGRRTDAWGHWLGVLAALGAFGVGASLLSDLLSRDGEHRVIHQTVFTWIPVDQFQVDFGLQIDQLSICFVLLISGVGSLIHIYSVAYMAEDPDRRRFFGYLNLFLASMLLLVVADNYLVLYVGWEGVGLASYLLIGFWYHKPSAATAAKKAFVMNRVGDAGLALGMFLMFSTFGTLSYAGVFAGAPAASSGVLTAMGLLLLLGACAKSAQVPLQAWLGDAMEGPTPVSALIHAATMVTAGVYLIVRSNPLYNLAPGAQLGVVLVGAVTLLFGAFIGCAKDDIKRALAASTMSQIGYMVLAAGLGPAGYAFAIMHLLTHGFFKAGLFLGSGSIIHAMHEEQDMRRYGGLRAALPVTFVTFGLGYLAIIGVPPFAGFYSKDAIIEAALGVGGVRGYTLGGAALLGAGITAFYMTRVMLMTFFGEKRWAPGSHPHEAPALMSGPMILLAFGSVFSGGLFAVGGALPHWLEPVVGAHEESTHTLPAWVSTTLALAVVAVGILVAYQKYGRAEIPRVAPVQVSALTTAARRDLYGDAFNEEVFMRPGAQLTDALVEVDNEAVDGSVNALAALVGRTSNRLRGLQTGFARSYALEMLAGATLLVAAILAAQLW